The following proteins are co-located in the Streptococcus downei MFe28 genome:
- a CDS encoding peptide cleavage/export ABC transporter: MKQITYIILIVALVIAVNIILEAFRRYFRSKGTASYPESQNQSSAKSYGSVGLFRRRRYRLVPQVDTRDCGPAALASVAKHYGSDYSLAKLRELSKTDKQGTTALGLVEAAKAIGFETRSIKADMTLFDYTDLTYPFIVHVVKNKRLQHYYVVYANAGDSLIIGDPDPTVKVTRISKQDFQEEWTGLAIFLAPTPNYQPKKDEKNGLLSFFPLILRQKALLTYIIFASLIVTLIDIVGSYYLQGMLDEYIPDQLTSTLGIITIGLIITYIIQQVMSFAKEFLLNVLSLRLVIDVILSYIKHIFTLPMSFFATRRTGEITSRFSDANQIIVAVASTIFSIFLDVTMLILVGGVLLVQNNHLFLLTLLSIPIYALIITVFLKPFEKLNHEVMEANAMVSSSIIEDINGMETIKSLTSESSRYQNIDGEFVDYLEKNFRLQKMNALQTSLKTGAKLILNVVILWYGAKLVMDGKISVGQLITFNALLSYFQNPIENIISLQTKLQSARVANTRLNEVYLVESEFDNDGELSEANFLDGDISFEKLSYKYGYGRDTLSDINLTIAKGSKVSLVGPSGSGKTTLAKMMVNFYEPNRGIARINGYDLKVIDKTALRQHISYLPQQAYVFSGSIMDNLTLGAKEGTTQEDIIRACEIAEIRSDIEQMPLGYQTELSDGAGVSGGQKQRIALARALLTQAPVLILDEATSSLDVLTEKKIVDNLMAMTDKTIIFVAHRLSIAQRTERIIVMDQGKIVEEGSHKELLANKGFYYTLFN; encoded by the coding sequence ATGAAGCAAATCACTTATATCATTCTGATTGTAGCGCTTGTCATAGCGGTCAATATTATTTTGGAAGCTTTTAGGCGTTACTTTAGATCTAAAGGCACAGCCTCCTACCCTGAGAGTCAAAATCAATCCTCAGCCAAAAGTTACGGTTCGGTCGGTCTCTTTCGCCGTCGGCGCTACCGTCTAGTGCCCCAAGTGGATACCCGAGACTGTGGTCCGGCAGCCCTGGCGTCAGTGGCCAAGCACTATGGCTCAGACTACTCACTGGCGAAATTGCGGGAGCTCTCTAAAACGGATAAGCAGGGAACGACAGCTCTTGGTTTAGTCGAAGCCGCCAAGGCCATTGGCTTTGAAACCCGCTCCATCAAGGCGGATATGACCCTCTTTGACTATACAGACTTGACCTATCCCTTCATTGTCCATGTGGTTAAGAACAAGCGTCTCCAGCACTATTATGTCGTCTATGCCAATGCCGGTGATAGCCTGATTATTGGGGACCCAGATCCTACCGTCAAGGTAACCCGCATATCCAAGCAGGACTTCCAAGAGGAGTGGACTGGTCTAGCTATCTTCTTGGCGCCAACACCTAACTATCAACCCAAGAAGGATGAGAAAAATGGTCTCTTGAGCTTCTTCCCTCTGATTTTGAGGCAGAAGGCTCTCCTGACCTATATCATTTTTGCTAGCCTGATTGTCACCCTGATTGATATTGTCGGTTCCTACTACCTCCAAGGCATGCTGGACGAGTATATTCCCGACCAGCTGACCTCAACCTTGGGGATTATTACCATCGGCCTGATTATTACTTACATCATCCAGCAGGTGATGAGCTTTGCCAAGGAATTCTTGCTCAATGTTCTCAGTCTGCGACTGGTGATTGATGTCATCCTTTCTTATATTAAGCACATCTTTACCCTGCCCATGTCCTTCTTTGCGACTAGGCGGACTGGTGAGATTACCTCACGCTTCTCGGATGCCAATCAGATTATTGTGGCCGTAGCCTCAACTATCTTTTCCATTTTTCTTGATGTCACCATGTTAATCTTGGTTGGTGGGGTTCTCTTGGTTCAAAATAACCACCTTTTCCTTTTGACCCTGCTGTCCATCCCCATTTATGCCCTTATTATTACGGTCTTCCTCAAGCCCTTTGAAAAGCTCAATCATGAGGTTATGGAAGCCAATGCTATGGTTTCTTCTTCCATTATTGAAGACATCAATGGGATGGAGACCATCAAGTCCTTGACCAGTGAGTCCAGTCGTTACCAAAACATCGATGGTGAATTTGTGGACTATCTGGAGAAAAACTTCCGCCTGCAAAAGATGAATGCCCTCCAGACCTCCCTTAAGACTGGGGCCAAACTCATCCTTAATGTGGTCATCCTCTGGTATGGGGCTAAGTTGGTCATGGATGGCAAGATTTCTGTCGGGCAGTTGATTACCTTCAATGCCCTCCTCTCTTATTTCCAAAATCCGATTGAAAATATCATCAGCCTGCAAACCAAGCTCCAATCAGCCCGGGTAGCCAATACCCGTCTCAATGAAGTCTATCTGGTGGAGTCCGAATTTGACAATGATGGCGAGCTTTCCGAGGCCAACTTCTTGGACGGGGATATCTCCTTTGAGAAATTGTCTTACAAGTATGGCTATGGCCGGGATACCCTGTCCGATATTAACCTGACCATTGCCAAGGGCTCTAAGGTCAGCTTAGTGGGACCGTCAGGTTCTGGTAAGACGACCCTAGCCAAGATGATGGTCAATTTCTACGAGCCTAATCGTGGGATTGCTCGTATCAATGGCTATGACCTCAAGGTCATCGACAAGACCGCCCTGCGCCAGCACATTAGCTACCTACCCCAACAGGCCTATGTCTTTAGCGGGTCCATCATGGATAACTTGACCCTAGGTGCCAAGGAAGGGACGACCCAAGAGGATATTATTCGGGCCTGTGAAATCGCTGAAATTCGCTCGGATATTGAACAGATGCCTTTGGGTTATCAGACTGAGCTCTCTGACGGGGCTGGGGTTTCTGGTGGTCAGAAACAAAGGATTGCCCTGGCTCGTGCCCTCTTGACTCAGGCGCCTGTCTTGATTTTGGATGAGGCTACCAGTAGCCTGGATGTCCTGACCGAAAAGAAGATTGTCGATAACCTCATGGCCATGACCGATAAGACCATCATCTTTGTAGCCCACCGCTTGAGTATCGCCCAAAGAACCGAGCGGATTATCGTCATGGACCAAGGCAAGATTGTGGAAGAAGGAAGCCATAAGGAACTCCTAGCTAACAAAGGCTTCTACTACACGCTATTTAACTAA
- a CDS encoding Blp family class II bacteriocin, which translates to MNTATLDTMAFDNFEVADTTTLSESEGGGLLLAGLGAVTGFFGGGAAGGAVGTVTLPIVGTVAGATAGAVGGAGAGFIAGAAVDTWGPWI; encoded by the coding sequence ATGAATACAGCAACATTGGATACAATGGCTTTTGATAACTTTGAAGTAGCTGACACAACTACTCTTTCTGAGTCAGAAGGTGGAGGTCTTCTGCTAGCTGGTCTTGGGGCTGTCACAGGTTTCTTTGGTGGAGGTGCAGCAGGTGGTGCAGTCGGTACTGTAACACTTCCAATCGTCGGCACAGTTGCAGGAGCTACAGCAGGAGCTGTCGGAGGTGCCGGTGCAGGCTTTATTGCCGGCGCTGCTGTTGATACTTGGGGACCTTGGATTTAA